The Podarcis raffonei isolate rPodRaf1 chromosome 2, rPodRaf1.pri, whole genome shotgun sequence genome window below encodes:
- the GMPPB gene encoding mannose-1-phosphate guanyltransferase beta, whose protein sequence is MKALILVGGYGTRLRPLTLSIPKPLVEFCNKPILLHQVEALVKAGVNHVILAVSYMSELLEKEMKEQEQRLGIHISLSHEKEPLGTAGPLALARELLTENAEPFFVLNSDVICDFPFKDMVHFHRHHGKEGTIVVTKVEEPSKYGVVVCESDTGRVHRFVEKPQVFVSNKINAGMYILNPSVLQRIELRPTSIEKEIFPVMAEQGQLYAMELQGFWMDIGQPKDFLTGMCMYLQYLRLKHPERLHSGPGFMGNVLVDPTAKIGSNCSIGPNVTIGAGVVIEDGVRIKRCTVLKGSRIRSHSWLESCIVGWSSSVGQWVRMENVSVLGEDVIVNDELYLNGANVLPHKSIAESVPEPRIIM, encoded by the exons ATGAAGGCGCTGATCTTGGTGGGGGGCTATGGCACGCGACTGCGGCCCCTGACCCTCAGCATCCCGAAGCCCCTGGTGGAATTTTGCAACAAGCCTATCCTGCTGCACCAGGTGGAGGCTCTGGTGAAG GCAGGTGTGAACCATGTGATCCTTGCTGTCAGTTATATGTCAGAACTGCTGGAAAAGGAGATGAAAGAACAAGAGCAAAGG CTGGGCATTCACATTTCCCTGTCGCATGAGAAGGAACCACTGGGCACAG CTGGACCCCTGGCACTAGCACGGGAGCTGTTGACTGAGAACGCAGAGCCTTTTTTTGTGCTCAACAGTGATGTGATCTGCGATTTCCCCTTCAAAGACATGGTGCACTTCCACAGGCATCATGGAAAAGAGGGCACCATTGTG GTGACCAAAGTGGAGGAGCCCTCCAAATACGGCGTCGTGGTGTGTGAGTCAGATACAGGGCGCGTACACCGCTTTGTGGAGAAACCCCAAGTTTTTGTTTCCAACAAGATCAACGCTGGCATGTACATCTTAAACCCAAGCGTGCTACAGCGGATCGAG CTGCGGCCTACCTCGATTGAGAAGGAGATATTCCCAGTGATGGCAGAACAAGGACAACTCTATGCCATGGAACTGCAGG GATTCTGGATGGACATTGGGCAGCCCAAAGACTTTCTGACCGGCATGTGCATGTATCTGCAATATCTACGGCTGAAACATCCCGAGAGGCTGCACTCAGGACCGGGTTTCATGGGGAACGTATTAGTG GACCCAACTGCCAAGATTGGATCGAACTGCAGTATTGGTCCCAATGTCACCATTGGGGCAGGAGTGGTGATAGAGGACGGGGTTCGGATCAAACGTTGCACTGTGCTGAAGGGGTCACGGATCCGATCTCATTCGTGGCTGGAGTCCTGCATTGTTGGCTGGAGCTCCTCTGTAGGCCAGTGG GTACGGATGGAGAATGTGTCAGTGCTGGGAGAGGATGTCATTGTGAACGATGAACTGTACCTCAATGGTGCCAACGTGCTGCCTCACAAATCCATTGCTGAGTCTGTACCAGAGCCACGCATCATCATGTAG
- the NICN1 gene encoding nicolin-1, translating to MGTMAHEPVPCILKSPVSLQVGDMRTEQGRPGVLVIDVVLPHSQTIDLQEIVFKNYYTAFLTLRVQRRNPADGGNESPPKWVTCLQNYCLMPNPHTEEGSQDYFSLSRHQMLCDVDRVAAMRLILRQPSPVWLHFTIEELQLFPGGQKSPQKGFPAWLSHPSPQERPTNLRDGLPDADKVSSELQQMWVLTEMLQANQPAARIGRFDVNGSYDLNLLSYT from the exons ATGGGGACCATGGCTCATGAGCCTGTTCCCTGCATTTTAAAGAGCCCAGTCTCACTGCAAGTGGGAGACATGAGGACTGAGCAAGGCCGTCCTGGTGTTCTGGTGATTGATGTTGTGCTTCCACACTCACAGACCATTGAT TTGCAGGAAATAGTATTCAAGAACTATTACACAGCCTTTCTGACTCTACGGGTGCAGCGCCGAAACCCTGCAGATGGTGGGAACGAAAGTCCTCCCAAGTGGGTTACTTGTCTGCAGAATTACTGCTTGATGCCCAACCCTCACACAGAAGAAGGCTCTCAGGATTACTTCTCTCTCTCCAGACATCAG ATGCTCTGTGATGTGGACCGAGTGGCTGCCATGCGTCTCATCCTGCGTCAACCATCTCCAGTATGGCTGCATTTCACCATTGAGGAGCTGCAGCTTTTCCCTGGGGGTCAGAAG AGTCCACAAAAAGGCTTCCCAGCTTGGCTTTCTCACCCATCTCCTCAGGAGCGGCCAACAAACCTGCGTGAT GGACTCCCTGATGCTGACAAAGTGTCTTCTGAACTGCAGCAAATGTGGGTTTTGACCGAGATGCTCCAAGCCAACCAGCCAGCAGCACGAATTGGCCGCTTTGAT GTGAATGGCTCGTATGACCTTAACCTCCTTTCCTACACTTGA